In Halorientalis sp. LT38, a genomic segment contains:
- a CDS encoding Glu/Leu/Phe/Val family dehydrogenase: MSDLHEQMGTYGHNEVKFFRDDATGLRGIIGIHDTTLGPAAGGTRRYAFDSEEEALEDVLRLSRAMTYKYAISGINMGGGKGVIWVEDDDHDSEELYRSYGRIVDSFDGRFVTGGDVGTDAKEMRWIGMETDYIIGLPEQFDHPEGFHGGGLGVVKAMEACCDLAYDGDRDLSDLHVAVQGAGDMGASLIKYLTDRGVQVTLADVDDEQVDYMEDEYGVGSVAPEDVYDVDCDVFAPCALGMVLNDDTIPRLKCDIVCGAANNQLDDVERHDEMLREHDVLYAPDYLANSGRTIDDTDLLRKGGYKHDRARAMIDDIYDRMVTIGERAEHEGRPTQAIADEIAEERIEAMRASRAKVYERRRPDW, from the coding sequence ATGAGCGACTTACACGAGCAAATGGGCACGTACGGTCACAACGAAGTGAAGTTCTTCCGGGACGACGCGACGGGACTCCGCGGCATCATCGGGATCCACGACACGACGCTCGGTCCCGCCGCCGGTGGAACGCGCCGGTACGCGTTCGACTCGGAGGAGGAAGCCCTCGAGGACGTCCTCCGGCTCTCCCGGGCGATGACCTACAAGTACGCGATCTCGGGCATCAACATGGGCGGCGGCAAGGGCGTCATCTGGGTCGAGGACGACGACCACGACAGCGAGGAGCTCTACCGCTCGTACGGCCGCATCGTCGACAGCTTCGACGGGCGGTTCGTGACCGGCGGCGACGTCGGGACCGACGCCAAGGAGATGCGCTGGATCGGGATGGAGACCGACTACATCATCGGGCTGCCCGAGCAGTTCGACCACCCCGAAGGGTTCCACGGCGGCGGGCTCGGCGTCGTGAAGGCCATGGAGGCCTGCTGTGACCTCGCCTACGACGGCGACCGCGACCTGAGCGACCTGCACGTCGCCGTTCAGGGCGCGGGTGACATGGGGGCCAGCCTCATCAAGTACCTCACGGACCGCGGGGTGCAGGTGACGCTCGCGGACGTCGACGACGAGCAGGTCGACTACATGGAAGACGAGTACGGCGTCGGCTCGGTCGCCCCCGAGGACGTCTACGACGTCGACTGCGACGTGTTCGCGCCCTGTGCCCTCGGAATGGTCCTCAACGACGACACGATTCCGCGGCTGAAGTGTGACATCGTCTGCGGTGCGGCCAACAACCAGCTCGACGACGTCGAGCGCCACGACGAGATGCTCCGCGAGCACGACGTCCTCTACGCCCCGGACTACCTGGCCAACTCCGGGCGGACCATCGACGACACGGACCTGCTCCGGAAGGGCGGGTACAAACACGACCGGGCCCGGGCGATGATCGACGATATCTACGACCGCATGGTGACCATCGGCGAACGCGCCGAACACGAGGGCCGCCCGACCCAGGCCATCGCGGACGAGATCGCCGAGGAGCGAATCGAGGCCATGCGCGCCTCGCGGGCGAAAGTCTACGAGCGTCGTCGTCCCGACTGGTAA
- a CDS encoding pyrimidine/purine nucleoside phosphorylase, producing the protein MTDEHFENARIGKQANVYFDGKVTSRDVETADGQRKTLGIMLPGEYTFETDDEEEIEIVAGELTVDVDGEPTSYEVGDVFTVPPDTEFDLDVETVVDYCCTYR; encoded by the coding sequence ATGACGGACGAGCACTTCGAGAACGCGCGCATCGGCAAGCAGGCCAACGTCTACTTCGACGGCAAGGTCACGAGCCGCGACGTCGAGACGGCCGACGGCCAGCGAAAGACCCTCGGGATCATGCTTCCCGGCGAGTACACCTTCGAGACTGACGACGAAGAGGAGATCGAGATCGTCGCGGGCGAACTCACCGTCGACGTCGACGGTGAGCCGACGAGCTACGAGGTCGGCGACGTGTTCACCGTCCCCCCGGACACCGAGTTCGACCTCGACGTCGAGACGGTCGTCGATTACTGCTGTACCTACCGCTGA
- a CDS encoding SDR family NAD(P)-dependent oxidoreductase produces the protein MPSDIDGATAVVTGSSSGIGERIATTFAEAGANVVTNSRSQERAESTAADIRDAGGTAIAVEADVSEKADAEKLVDAAVEEFGSVDVMVNNAGVLIVSPILELTEEKWREVIDVNLTGVFFGAQAAGEQMAAQPGDGRIINISSIFGSVGVQGRGPYNAAKGAVDNLTRALAVDLAEHDVQVNALAPGFVRSDLNRDLRADEGSEALNDAADWPYYDYDDRHIENRTPMGRFGTLEEVANCALFLASGDHYMTGEIVHADGGWLAFGWGSTGR, from the coding sequence GTGCCATCCGATATCGACGGGGCGACCGCAGTCGTCACTGGTTCGAGCAGCGGCATCGGCGAGCGAATCGCGACGACCTTCGCCGAGGCGGGCGCGAACGTGGTGACCAATTCCCGTTCTCAGGAACGGGCCGAGTCGACCGCCGCGGACATCCGCGACGCCGGCGGGACCGCCATCGCGGTCGAGGCCGACGTCTCCGAGAAAGCCGACGCCGAGAAACTGGTCGACGCGGCCGTCGAGGAGTTCGGCAGCGTGGACGTCATGGTCAACAACGCGGGCGTCCTGATCGTCAGCCCGATTCTGGAACTCACGGAGGAGAAGTGGCGCGAGGTCATCGACGTGAACCTCACGGGCGTGTTCTTCGGCGCGCAAGCGGCCGGCGAGCAGATGGCCGCCCAGCCAGGGGACGGACGAATCATCAACATCTCGAGCATCTTCGGCAGCGTCGGCGTCCAGGGGCGGGGCCCGTACAACGCCGCCAAAGGGGCCGTCGACAACCTCACACGGGCACTGGCGGTCGACCTCGCCGAGCACGACGTCCAGGTGAACGCCCTCGCGCCGGGGTTCGTGCGGAGCGACCTCAACCGGGACCTCCGGGCGGACGAAGGGAGCGAGGCGCTCAACGACGCGGCCGACTGGCCGTATTACGACTACGACGATCGACATATCGAGAACCGGACTCCGATGGGGCGGTTCGGGACCCTCGAGGAGGTCGCCAACTGCGCGCTCTTCCTCGCGTCGGGCGACCACTACATGACCGGCGAGATCGTGCACGCAGACGGCGGCTGGCTCGCCTTCGGCTGGGGCTCGACGGGTCGATAA
- a CDS encoding long-chain-fatty-acid--CoA ligase has product MKKELLATDFLDRATDLYGDSTGVIADDGTRYTYAEFGDRVNQLSRALVDLGVEQGDRVAVLSPNTHWFLETLYATTQLGAIQVALNYRLMPGDYEYILEDCGVDVVIADYEYAEKVQSVRSDIGADHYVGYEADRIDGEWRDYEDLLAGRSTVAVDRPDIDENDPATINYTSGTTGDPKGVVRTHRTEHYHALCVIHHMEIDDADTYLWTLPMFHCNGWGHEYAITGVGGTHVCQRDFSAERTFERIQAYDVSYLCGAPVVLNRLIEYAAENDVETTGAADVRIATGANAPPESTIRSVEDEMGWKLIHLYGLTETAPVITTSNAPAKIEKNGRIYTKNRQGFAALGVELRVVDENGEDVPRDDETMGEIVVRGNQVMDRYWNKPEQTERAFNERVEGWFHTGDIATIDEDGMVSIKDRKKDVIVSGGENISSIEVEDAIYDHPDVTKTAVIGVPHEEWQETPLALVVTKPDSDLTPADLESFLADELAGYKIPTEIEVVDDDELPETATGKIQKTQLRDRYAEE; this is encoded by the coding sequence ATGAAGAAGGAACTGCTCGCGACGGACTTCCTCGATCGCGCGACGGATCTCTACGGTGACAGTACAGGGGTGATCGCCGACGACGGGACGAGGTACACCTACGCCGAGTTCGGCGACCGGGTCAACCAGCTGTCACGCGCGCTCGTCGACCTGGGCGTCGAGCAGGGCGACCGCGTGGCGGTCCTCTCGCCGAACACCCACTGGTTCCTCGAGACGCTGTACGCCACGACGCAACTGGGCGCCATCCAGGTGGCGCTGAACTACCGGCTCATGCCGGGAGACTACGAGTACATCCTCGAGGACTGCGGCGTCGACGTCGTGATCGCGGACTACGAGTACGCCGAGAAGGTCCAGTCGGTCCGGAGCGACATCGGGGCCGACCACTACGTCGGGTACGAGGCCGATCGCATCGACGGCGAGTGGCGCGATTACGAGGACCTCCTCGCGGGCCGGTCGACGGTCGCGGTGGACCGGCCGGACATCGACGAGAACGACCCCGCGACGATCAACTACACCAGCGGGACGACCGGTGACCCGAAGGGCGTCGTCAGGACGCACCGGACGGAACACTACCACGCGCTCTGCGTCATCCACCACATGGAGATCGACGACGCGGACACGTACCTCTGGACGCTGCCGATGTTCCACTGCAACGGCTGGGGCCACGAGTACGCCATCACGGGCGTCGGCGGGACCCACGTCTGCCAGCGTGACTTCAGCGCCGAGCGGACGTTCGAGCGGATCCAGGCGTACGACGTCTCCTACCTGTGTGGTGCACCGGTGGTCCTCAACCGCCTCATCGAGTACGCCGCCGAGAACGACGTCGAGACGACCGGCGCGGCCGACGTCCGCATCGCAACCGGTGCGAACGCGCCACCGGAGTCGACCATTCGGAGCGTCGAAGACGAGATGGGCTGGAAACTCATCCACCTCTACGGTCTGACGGAGACGGCGCCGGTCATCACCACGAGCAACGCACCGGCCAAGATCGAGAAGAACGGGCGCATCTACACCAAGAACCGCCAGGGGTTCGCCGCGCTCGGCGTCGAGCTCCGCGTCGTCGACGAGAACGGCGAGGACGTCCCGCGGGACGACGAGACCATGGGCGAGATCGTCGTTCGCGGGAACCAGGTCATGGACCGCTACTGGAACAAGCCCGAGCAGACCGAGCGGGCGTTCAACGAGCGGGTCGAGGGCTGGTTCCACACCGGCGACATCGCCACGATCGACGAGGACGGGATGGTCAGCATCAAGGACCGCAAGAAGGACGTCATCGTCAGCGGCGGGGAGAACATCTCGAGCATCGAGGTCGAGGACGCCATCTACGACCACCCCGACGTCACCAAGACGGCCGTCATCGGCGTCCCCCACGAGGAGTGGCAGGAGACGCCGCTGGCCCTGGTCGTCACGAAGCCGGACAGCGACCTGACGCCCGCGGACCTGGAGTCGTTCCTCGCCGACGAGCTCGCCGGCTACAAGATCCCGACCGAGATCGAGGTGGTCGACGACGACGAGCTCCCCGAGACGGCCACCGGCAAGATCCAGAAGACCCAGCTCCGCGACCGCTACGCCGAGGAGTGA
- a CDS encoding glycoside hydrolase family 88 protein has product MSDSTEALVERVARKTYQRDMQGEDWEMSLAIDGLLSTGESEFVDAAQDLIDRAIELQGTEGKLGYDDPKPWLADGARAQSESSALVNGCLEFYERTGEERYLDAARKQVEFLLEDATRLDDGTISFASEPIELWVDSIYLVALPLARYGDETGEDAALEEAVAHIVAQEKLLQDPYEDLFRHEWRETPNTYPESTFWLRGNGWAAAGILNMLEYVPEDHEHYDTLVDSFQRVCAAMLDLQDASGMWHHIPDDPWTAKEASGSLQFAYAFHKGVEQGYLDADEGYVEAAERAFEVCEGVVDEDGAVTRVAVPPGGPDVPLEVASYGQGWFLLAADQLHG; this is encoded by the coding sequence ATGAGCGACTCGACGGAAGCGTTAGTCGAACGGGTAGCGAGAAAAACGTACCAGCGAGACATGCAGGGCGAGGACTGGGAGATGTCGCTGGCCATCGACGGCCTGCTCTCGACCGGGGAGTCGGAGTTCGTCGACGCGGCACAGGACCTCATCGACCGGGCCATCGAACTCCAGGGTACCGAAGGGAAACTCGGCTACGACGACCCGAAGCCGTGGCTCGCAGACGGCGCTCGCGCCCAGTCGGAGTCGTCGGCCCTGGTCAACGGGTGCCTTGAGTTCTACGAGCGCACCGGCGAGGAGCGGTATCTCGACGCCGCTCGGAAACAGGTCGAGTTCCTGCTCGAGGACGCCACCCGACTCGACGACGGGACCATCTCCTTCGCCTCCGAACCCATCGAGCTCTGGGTCGACTCCATCTACCTGGTCGCGCTGCCGCTCGCTCGCTACGGGGACGAGACGGGCGAGGACGCCGCACTCGAGGAGGCCGTCGCCCACATCGTCGCCCAGGAGAAGCTGCTCCAGGACCCCTACGAGGACCTCTTCCGCCACGAGTGGCGCGAGACGCCCAACACCTACCCCGAGAGCACCTTCTGGCTCCGGGGCAACGGGTGGGCCGCCGCGGGCATCCTGAACATGCTCGAGTACGTCCCCGAGGACCACGAGCACTACGACACCCTGGTCGACAGCTTCCAGCGAGTCTGTGCCGCGATGCTCGACCTCCAGGACGCAAGCGGCATGTGGCACCACATCCCAGACGACCCGTGGACCGCCAAGGAGGCCTCCGGCTCCCTCCAGTTCGCCTACGCCTTCCACAAGGGCGTCGAGCAGGGCTACCTCGACGCGGACGAAGGCTACGTCGAGGCCGCCGAGCGCGCCTTCGAGGTCTGTGAAGGCGTCGTCGACGAGGACGGTGCGGTGACTCGCGTCGCGGTCCCGCCGGGCGGCCCGGACGTCCCGCTCGAAGTGGCTTCCTACGGCCAGGGCTGGTTCCTCCTGGCGGCCGACCAGCTCCACGGCTGA
- a CDS encoding CaiB/BaiF CoA transferase family protein: MPGALDGVTVVDFSQLVQGPLATQFLGDMGADVIKIEAPGGEWMRQSWSMANAYEDGVNLTFLTANRNKRSVELDIKDDEQLEVLYDVIADADVFVENLRPGVVDRLGLGYEDLSEINPEVIYCSASGYGEEGPYADRPGQDLIIQGVSGLANLNGRADDPPTPVGLPLNDFYSAAMLAFAAVSALYHREQSGEGQHIKADLLSASVHLQSMEIDTYLNTGEPPERSETGISHPYYQAPFGVYETADGHMTLSLTMPSIVGETLGIDELEEYDTWEAAYEHRDEIKPLIEEVLREKPTDHWIDKLVEHDIWGGPVQTMEEVVDDPQVEVNDMIQTVEHEELGEIELTGVPFRMTETPPDIHEAPPALGNATEDVLREYGYSEEFIEQMQARNRDR, from the coding sequence ATGCCTGGAGCGTTAGACGGCGTTACCGTCGTAGACTTCTCCCAGCTCGTACAAGGACCGCTCGCGACGCAGTTCCTCGGCGACATGGGCGCCGACGTCATCAAGATCGAGGCGCCGGGCGGCGAGTGGATGCGCCAGTCGTGGTCGATGGCCAACGCCTACGAGGACGGCGTCAACCTGACTTTCCTCACGGCCAACCGGAACAAGCGCAGCGTCGAACTCGACATCAAGGACGACGAGCAACTCGAGGTGCTCTACGACGTCATCGCGGACGCCGACGTGTTCGTGGAGAACCTCCGGCCGGGCGTGGTCGACCGCCTCGGCCTCGGCTACGAGGACCTCTCGGAGATCAACCCCGAGGTGATCTACTGCTCTGCCTCGGGCTACGGCGAAGAAGGGCCCTACGCCGACCGCCCCGGGCAGGACCTCATCATCCAGGGCGTCTCCGGCCTGGCGAATCTCAACGGCCGCGCCGACGACCCGCCGACGCCCGTCGGCCTCCCGCTGAACGACTTCTACTCCGCGGCGATGCTCGCGTTCGCGGCCGTCTCCGCGCTCTACCACCGCGAGCAGTCCGGCGAGGGGCAACACATCAAGGCCGACCTGCTGAGCGCGTCGGTCCACCTGCAGTCGATGGAGATCGACACCTACCTCAACACCGGCGAGCCGCCCGAGCGGAGCGAGACCGGCATCTCCCATCCCTACTACCAGGCGCCGTTCGGCGTCTACGAGACCGCCGACGGGCACATGACTCTCTCGCTGACCATGCCCTCGATCGTCGGCGAAACCCTCGGGATCGACGAACTCGAGGAATACGACACCTGGGAGGCCGCCTACGAGCACCGCGACGAGATCAAGCCGCTCATCGAGGAGGTGTTACGCGAGAAGCCGACCGACCACTGGATCGACAAACTCGTCGAACACGACATCTGGGGCGGCCCCGTCCAGACGATGGAGGAGGTCGTCGACGACCCGCAGGTCGAAGTCAACGACATGATCCAGACGGTCGAACACGAGGAACTGGGCGAGATCGAACTCACCGGCGTGCCCTTCCGGATGACCGAGACGCCGCCGGACATCCACGAGGCGCCGCCGGCGCTCGGCAACGCGACGGAGGACGTCCTCCGCGAGTACGGCTACTCCGAGGAGTTCATCGAGCAGATGCAGGCGCGAAACCGGGACCGCTGA